The Chlamydia trachomatis A/HAR-13 nucleotide sequence CTGACTGCAGAGACTTTTCCATCCTTAATTGCATCATTCAGCAGTAACATGAAAATCAACCCGTAAATGGATTGTGATGAGGGCATAGCAGACAGACCAATAATCTTCCCGTGTCCTTCATCGATTCGAGACATCACTGCGTGAGAAGCGACTCCAGCCATTCCACATCCAACAGCGCTACCAATCATTGCCAAAGCCATAGCCAATACAGGCCCCACTACTGATACATCTATCATATATTTCCTCTCACTAGACATTTTCTATTTTTTTCAAAAAAACGCACATCAACCTTCTGGATTTAAAGATTTTGCGACTTTTGACAAATTACTTTTTTCAATGGATGCAAAAGCTTTCCACCACCATCGAAGCTATAGTGATACCACTCTATGAAATTAAGGCGTAAACCATGGATCACACCTCCCATAATGGAAAGCGCAATATTTACCGTGTGCCCGAAGATAATAATTAGAATTCCTACTGCGGGGGAAAATCTTTCACTCATAACCATCACAGTATTCCCAACCATCGCTCCAGCTAAACTCAGAGCGTACAACCGCAAATAGGATAAAACGTCTGAAAACACTTGGATAACAGCTGTTATCTCATCTAATCCTCTTAATCCCCTTTGGATTACCCCACCTAAAATGGCAACCCCTAAGCCAATAAACGTTACATAATACCCTACCAACCCTCCTAATTCATAAGGAATATGTAGAGCATAATGAATTAAAGATACGGCTTGCAAATAGATAGGCAGATACATATATGCTCCGCACATAAAGATTACCCATCCTATAGAAGAATACCGCTGTCTACAATAGCGTAGCATTCCCAATGACAGATGTACTACCCCCACTAGCAAAGCTATTTCCATTAAAATATTATCTATAAACTTATCGTAAACAACGGCTTTATATACTGAGTCCCCGCTACTAGTACTTTGGGCTAGAAGAAACTCTTTAGGAGTTTTCTTCTCTTTAAGAATAGGATAATCATGCACCAATTCCTTATAACCCTTAGGACGCTCCTTCAGATAATACTCCGCTTTCTTCAAAGCCAGAAAATGTGTTAGTGAATACTCCCGGAAAGGGCTGGTGTAACTCACAGAAACGCCAAAAAAGGATGTTGTAGCTCCTCCCCAACACACACATCCAAGCCCTAATATCATAAACATCTGCAGAAAGCGTTTTAATGCTATAGAGCGCTTAATCTGTTTCCGAGCTTTAAATGATAAAAATAACGATGTTGCTAAAAAAACTAATCCATATCCTGCGTCATTAATAATCATCGAGAAAAAAACGAAAAAAGAGAAAAAGACCCATAATGAAGGGTCTTTATCCGTTGATGCAGGAGTATCATAAATATTAACCAAAGACTCCCCTAATGCTCCCAGACCATGATTCTCTAAATATGTAGGAATCACCTCATCTGGATCAGGCTGCACCCGTTCTAGATAAATGCCTAAACTATCACAAAGTTTCTTCACTTCATCTAAACGATCTACAATCACCCAGCCTAAAGCGCTAAAAACCTTATCATCAAACAGATCTTCTGCACTAGCTTCTGCATGCTGTAAACTTTGTTCATTGCATTGTTCACATAAAGCCTCTAAAAGATCCTCTCGATAAGCATATAACTCACAAACTCGAGCCTTCTTTTTACGTAAAAGAGCTTGAAGATGCCCCTCCTCCTCTCTTAATTCATT carries:
- a CDS encoding V-type ATP synthase subunit I — translated: MRVDVDKYLFIGREKSEFFSACREIGAVEFLSKSKLKDSEKVRKLSEGLKVLNLLTKSCSPADLVSTKSGYLVTEQLLQEIFDLNQEITTLTESLKALGKEIVRVKPLGDFSSEEIRELTLKTGLAVRFLYKRHIEGAPLEVEEENVFYLATAYNYDYYAVIGIVSLSKDIFTEIEAPRSVNELREEEGHLQALLRKKKARVCELYAYREDLLEALCEQCNEQSLQHAEASAEDLFDDKVFSALGWVIVDRLDEVKKLCDSLGIYLERVQPDPDEVIPTYLENHGLGALGESLVNIYDTPASTDKDPSLWVFFSFFVFFSMIINDAGYGLVFLATSLFLSFKARKQIKRSIALKRFLQMFMILGLGCVCWGGATTSFFGVSVSYTSPFREYSLTHFLALKKAEYYLKERPKGYKELVHDYPILKEKKTPKEFLLAQSTSSGDSVYKAVVYDKFIDNILMEIALLVGVVHLSLGMLRYCRQRYSSIGWVIFMCGAYMYLPIYLQAVSLIHYALHIPYELGGLVGYYVTFIGLGVAILGGVIQRGLRGLDEITAVIQVFSDVLSYLRLYALSLAGAMVGNTVMVMSERFSPAVGILIIIFGHTVNIALSIMGGVIHGLRLNFIEWYHYSFDGGGKLLHPLKKVICQKSQNL
- a CDS encoding ATP synthase subunit C, with the protein product MIDVSVVGPVLAMALAMIGSAVGCGMAGVASHAVMSRIDEGHGKIIGLSAMPSSQSIYGLIFMLLLNDAIKDGKVSAVSGIVMGIAVGSALLLSAFMQGKCCVSAIQAYARSSAIYGKSFASIGIVESFALFAFVFALLLF